One part of the Quercus lobata isolate SW786 chromosome 7, ValleyOak3.0 Primary Assembly, whole genome shotgun sequence genome encodes these proteins:
- the LOC115951623 gene encoding uncharacterized protein LOC115951623, translated as MVRQEDYDQYGNFLQADSNFVEPFLSGSQNPSMPIQSLPEVEIVTSKRGGNFSVDEDLLLIVAWLNIGMDAVHGTEQKGDKFWTKIWEFFCANNTYGTTRSSTSLSSRWGNINRETSRFAGFMAKVEARDKSSTTNEDKLKKAKELCKATPNPTSGKYLAFVYEHCWVELKNQPKWSMPKERSKRLPQTPSSIDQVDSNDDDTVVLERPIGRKAEKAKRKRTDGDKGFDDYLAKKLQYIQASHEQDQEAFRIKEEKLRLKTNREEGRIITMDTSGMNDKERLYFENLKDQILARQVGVDPRNIYLSVGKGNSSWFLAFTLSHQLTQNLFRRRFRMSRNLFLRIQHEVEPYGSYFIQKRDNAQKWGLSSLQKITAALRMLAYGVTADFMDEYVRIGESTAMKSLKKFVKAVLDIFSKEYLRSPNNEDIARLLANGERQRSPIFSELEQGRAPAVNYSINDHEYTMGYYLADVIYLKWSIFVKTIPSPRGHKNKLFAKAQEANRKDVEHAFGVLQVRFAIVRGPTRFFHSETLQDIMKACVILHNMIVEDERDVNEAVELDYEQINDNPTIQLSRENTYIYGVH; from the exons ATGGTTAGGCAAGAAGACTATGACCAATATGGTAATTTCTTACAAGCTGATTCTAATTTTGTGGAACCATTTTTAAGTGGGTCTCAAAATCCTTCAATGCCCATCCAGTCTTTACCGGAAGTTGAAATTGTCACCTCTAAACGTGGTGGCAACTTCAGTGTAGATGAGGACCTCCTCCTCATCGTTGCATGGCTTAACATTGGCATGGATGCTGTGCATGGTACTGAACAAAAGGGTGACAAATTTTGGAcgaaaatttgggaatttttttgcGCGAACAATACTTACGGAACTACACGTTCTAGTACCTCCCTATCAAGTCGATGGGGAAATATTAATAGGGAGACAAGTAGGTTTGCTGGGTTCATGGCTAAAGTTGAAGCTCGAGATAAAAGCAGTACAACTAACGAGGACaag ttgAAAAAGGCAAAGGAACTATGTAAAGCTACACCAAATCCAACATCCGGCAAATACCTAGCTTTTGTTTATGAACATTGTTGGGTTGAGTTGAAGAACCAACCAAAGTGGAGTATGCCTAAGGAAAGATCAAAAAGGCTCCCTCAAACTCCAAGTTCAATCGATCAAGTTGATAGTAATGATGATGACACAGTGGTACTAGAGAGACCAATTGGTAGAAAAGCCGAAAAGGCTAAGCGAAAGAGGACAGATGGTGATAAGGGATTCGATGATTATTTGGCGAAAAAATTGCAGTATATTCAGGCATCACATGAACAAGACCAAGAGGCTTTTCGCATCAAAGAGGAAAAGCTTCGTCTTAAAACTAATAGGGAGGAGGGAAGAATAATAACCATGGATACAAGTGGCATGAATGACAAAGAAAgactttattttgaaaatctcaagGATCAAATCCTTGCAAGACAAGTTGGAGTTGACCCAAGGAACAT TTATTTGTCTGTTG GGAAGGGGAATTCGTCATGGTTTTTGGCTTTCACACTTTCACACCAGCTGACACAGAATCTTTTTCGGAGGAGATTTCGGATGAGTCGGAATCTTTTTCTCCGTATTCAGCATGAGGTAGAGCCATATGGATcttactttatccaaaaaagagataatgcCCAAAAATGGGGTTTATCTTCTCTTCAAAAGATAACAGCTGCACTTAGGATGCTTGCGTATGGAGTTACAGCTGATTTTATGGATGAGTATGTGCGAATTGGAGAATCCACTGCAATGAAAAGtctgaaaaaatttgttaaagcgGTGCTTGATATTTTCTCCAAGGAATACTTGAGGTCTCCAAACAACGAAGACATTGCTAGACTTTTAGCCAATGGGGAAAGAC AACGATCTCCTATATTTTCTGAGCTCGAACAAGGACGTGCTCCTGCAGTTAATTACTCAATCAATGATCATGAGTATACAATGGGATACTACCTTGCCGATGTCATATATCTGAAGTGGTCAATATTCGTTAAAACAATTCCATCTCCACGAGgacacaaaaacaaattatttgcAAAAGCCCAAGAGGCGAATAGGAAGGATGTAGAGCATGCATTTGGAGTGCTTCAAGTAAGATTTGCAATTGTGCGTGGACCTACAAGATTTTTCCATAGTGAAACACTTCAAGACATCATGAAAGCGTGTGTAATTCTTCATAACATGATCGTTGAAGATGAACGAGATGTAAATGAAGCGGTGGAATTAGATTATGAGCAAATTAATGACAATCCTACTATACAACTGTCACGGGAGAACACATACATTTACGGAGTTCATTGA
- the LOC115953326 gene encoding cytochrome P450 98A2, with translation MALPLIPISLLIVIFLAYKLYQHLRFKLPPGPRPWPIVGNLYDIKPVRFRCFAEWAQSYGPIISVWFGSTLNVIVSNTELAKEVLKENDQQLADRHRSRSAAKFSRDGQDLIWADYGPHYVKVRKVCTLELFTPKRLESLRPIREDEVTAMVESIYKDCNNPENNSKGLLVKKYLGTVAFNNITRLAFGKRFVNAEGVVDEQGLEFKAIVSNGLKLGASLAMAEHIPWLRWMFPLEEEAFAKHGARRDKLTRAIMEEHTQARNKSGGVKQHFVDALLTLQEKYDLSEDTIIGLLWDMITAGMDTTAISVEWGMAELIKNPRVQQKAQEELDRVIGFERVMTEADFSNLPYLQCVAKEALRLHPPTPLMLPHRANANVKVGGYDIPKGSNVHVNVWAVARDPAMWKNPTEFRPERFLEEDVDMKGHDFRLLPFGAGRRVCPGAQLGINLVTSMLGHLLHHFVWTPPEGIKAEEIDLSENPGLVTYMRTPLQAIASPRLPSHLYKRVAADM, from the exons ATGGCTCTCCCTCTAATACCCATCTCCCTTCTCATCGTCATCTTCCTTGCATACAAGCTCTACCAACACCTAAGATTCAAGCTCCCACCAGGCCCTCGTCCATGGCCAATCGTTGGAAACCTCTATGACATAAAACCAGTGAGGTTCCGATGCTTTGCAGAGTGGGCTCAATCCTATGGTCCCATCATATCAGTCTGGTTCGGCTCAACTTTGAACGTGATCGTGTCCAACACAGAGTTGGCTAAGGAAGTTCTTAAAGAAAACGACCAACAACTTGCTGATAGACATAGAAGCAGGTCGGCTGCTAAGTTTAGCAGAGATGGCCAGGACCTTATATGGGCTGATTATGGTCCTCACTATGTCAAGGTTAGGAAAGTTTGCACCCTTGAGCTTTTCACACCAAAAAGGCTCGAGAGCCTTAGACCCATTAGAGAAGATGAGGTTACTGCCATGGTTGAATCCATCTATAAGGACTGCAACAATCCTG AGAATAATAGTAAGGGTTTGTTGGTAAAGAAGTATTTGGGTACTGTGGCATTCAACAACATTACAAGACTGGCATTTGGAAAGCGATTTGTAAATGCAGAGGGTGTAGTGGATGAGCAAGGATTGGAATTCAAGGCAATTGTGTCCAATGGATTGAAGCTTGGTGCATCTCTTGCAATGGCAGAGCACATTCCATGGCTTCGTTGGATGTTTCCACTAGAGGAAGAGGCATTCGCTAAGCATGGGGCAAGAAGGGACAAACTCACTAGAGCTATCATGGAAGAGCACACTCAAGCTCGCAACAAGAGTGGTGGTGTAAAGCAGCATTTTGTTGATGCATTGCTTACATTGCAAGAGAAATATGACCTTAGTGAAGACACCATTATTGGACTTCTTTGG GACATGATCACTGCAGGTATGGACACCACAGCAATCTCCGTAGAATGGGGAATGGCTGAGCTAATAAAGAACCCAAGGGTGCAACAAAAGGCCCAGGAGGAGCTAGACCGTGTGATTGGTTTTGAACGTGTCATGACTGAAGCCGATTTTTCTAACCTACCTTACTTACAATGTGTAGCCAAAGAAGCACTAAGGTTGCACCCTCCTACCCCACTGATGCTTCCTCACCGAGCCAATGCTAATGTTAAAGTTGGTGGCTATGACATCCCTAAGGGATCAAATGTTCACGTTAATGTTTGGGCCGTAGCACGCGATCCAGCAATGTGGAAGAACCCGACTGAGTTTCGTCCTGAGAGGTTCCTCGAAGAGGATGTTGACATGAAGGGTCATGACTTCCGGCTACTTCCATTTGGTGCAGGGCGACGAGTGTGCCCCGGTGCACAACTTGGTATCAATTTGGTCACGTCTATGCTTGGTCACTTGTTGCACCATTTTGTTTGGACACCACCCGAAGGGATTAAGGCGGAGGAGATTGACTTGTCTGAAAATCCTGGATTGGTCACTTACATGCGAACTCCATTACAAGCCATAGCCTCTCCAAGGTTGCCATCACACTTGTACAAACGTGTGGCAGCGGACATgtaa
- the LOC115951197 gene encoding cysteine proteinase inhibitor 12-like has product MWCFTSKHFCIQDLVGGHEPGWKAVPTNDPEVQDAANHAVKSIQKRSNSLSPYELLEVLLAKAKVIEDYARFELLVKLRRGIKEEKFRVEVNKYIEGKFFLNQFEQDHS; this is encoded by the exons ATGTGGTGCTTCACCTCTAAACATTTTTGTATCCAAGATCTTGTAG GTGGCCATGAACCAGGATGGAAAGCAGTGCCAACTAATGATCCTGAGGTTCAAGATGCAGCAAATCATGCTGTTAAGTCCATCCAGAAGAGATCAAACTCCTTGTCCCCCTATGAACTTCTAGAGGTCCTTCTAGCTAAGGCCAAG GTCATTGAAGATTATGCCAGATTTGAATTGCTTGTGAAGCTGAGGAGGGGAATAAAGGAAGAGAAGTTCAGGGTTGAAGTAAATAAGTATATTGAAGGAAAGTTCTTTTTGAATCAGTTTGAACAAGATCACTCCTGA
- the LOC115951624 gene encoding probable thylakoidal processing peptidase 2, chloroplastic yields the protein MQERKSGHLVQNLATLASLRVGNCKTVGDCWIRTRIFETNQKTKFDPASTVRNYHFDLRMPSLFESIVGEIIDENSKSPIVLGLISVMRSTACASGTSATALGVFRVSPFKSSSILSSVSKWVLPPCNDEPETSSESSTTITTMKMATTAESKFDQKSGWLSKILNLCSEDAKAVFTAVTVSILFKSYWKSGVMEMLFGLNKETLGLVI from the exons ATGCAAGAAAGAAAATCAGGTCATTTAGTGCAAAACCTCGCCACGTTAGCGAGCCTTCGGGTCGGGAATTGCAAGACTGTCGGGGATTGTTGGATCCGAACCCGGATCTTCGAGACAAACCAGAAGACCAAGTTCGACCCGGCCAGCACGGTCCGCAACTACCACTTCGATCTCCGAATGCCCTCTCTGTTTGAGAGTATCGTTGGTGAAATTATCGACGAGAACTCGAAGAGTCCTATCGTTCTCGGCTTGATCTCGGTGATGAGATCGACGGCTTGTGCTTCTGGCACGTCAGCTACGGCTCTAGGTGTTTTCAGAGTTTCGCCTTTTAAGTCTTCTTCGATTTTGTCTTCGGTTTCGAAGTGGGTGCTACCACCTTGTAACGACGAGCCTGAAACATCATCGGAGTCATCGACAACAATAACGACGATGAAGATGGCGACTACGGCGGAGTCGAAGTTTGATCAGAAGAGTGGTTGGTTGTCGAAGATTTTGAATTTATGTTCGGAGGATGCAAAGGCTGTGTTCACTGCTGTGACTGTGAGCATATTGTTCAAGTCATACTGGaagagtg GTGTAATGGAAATGCTTTTTGGGCTAAACAAAGAAACATTGGGCCTTGTGATTTAA